The following proteins are encoded in a genomic region of Periophthalmus magnuspinnatus isolate fPerMag1 chromosome 23, fPerMag1.2.pri, whole genome shotgun sequence:
- the LOC117392155 gene encoding NADH-cytochrome b5 reductase 3 translates to MLSYLISLIRGSVDSVMNFIFRLLFAKRRPAITLQDPNIKYALRLVDKEIVSHDTRKFRFALPSPAHVLGLPIGQHIYLSARIDGKLVVRPYTPVSSDDDKGFVDLVVKIYFKDVHPKFPEGGKMSQYLESLKINDTIDFRGPSGLLVYKGKGVFAIQPEKKAPAETKTAKHLGMIAGGTGITPMLQIITAVMKDPKDKTVCHLLFANQTEKDILLRPELEEIQVNNPDRFKLWFTVDRAPANWEYSQGFINEEMVRDHLPAPSDDTLILMCGPPPMIQFACNPNLDKVGHSESCRFTF, encoded by the exons ATGTTGTCCTATCTTATAAGC CTAATCCGGGGGAGCGTGGATAGCGTCATGAACTTCATTTTCAGGCTTCTATTTGCAAAGCGGAGACCTGCCATTACCCTACAAGACCCCAACATTAAATATGCTCTAAGACTTGTTGACAAAGAG ATTGTGAGCCATGACACAAGAAAGTTTCGCTTTGCTCTCCCTTCACCTGCTCATGTGCTTGGTCTCCCCATAG GTCAGCATATCTACTTGTCTGCCAGAATCGATGGTAAATTGGTTGTACGTCCATACACGCCTGTGTCCAGTGATGATGACAAAGGCTTTGTCGATCTAGTGGTAAAG ATATACTTCAAAGATGTTCATCCAAAATTCCCTGAAGGTGGAAAGATGAGTCAGTATTTGGAGAGCCTCAAAATCAATGACACTATTGACTTCAGGGGGCCGAGCGGTCTTCTTGTGTACAAAGGAAAAG GAGTGTTTGCTATCCAGCCAGAAAAGAAGGCTCctgctgaaacaaaaacagccaAACATCTTGGCATGATAGCTGGGGGGACAG GAATCACCCCTATGCTGCAGATCATCACAGCCGTGATGAAAGACCCTAAGGATAAGACAGTATGCCATCTGTTGTTTGCAAACCAA ACTGAGAAGGATATTCTTCTACGACCAGAGCTGGAGGAGATACAAGTAAACAACCCAGACCGGTTTAAGCTGTGGTTCACAGTGGATAGGGCACCAGCCA ATTGGGAGTACAGCCAGGGTTTTATTAATGAAGAGATGGTGAGGGATCATCTGCCTGCCCCCAGTGATGACACCCTCATTCTAATGTGTGGACCACCACCTATGATCCAGTTTGCCTGTAATCCCAACCTAGACAAAGTAGGACACTCCGAGAGCTGCAGATTCACCTTCTGA